One genomic segment of Chiloscyllium plagiosum isolate BGI_BamShark_2017 chromosome 10, ASM401019v2, whole genome shotgun sequence includes these proteins:
- the LOC122553379 gene encoding exportin-1-like, protein MPTIMTTDHPARQLLDFNQKLDINLLDNVVNCLYHGEGPQQRMAQEILTHLKEHPDAWTRVDTILEFSQNMNTKYYALQILENVIKTRWKILPRNQCEGIKKYVVGLIIKTSSETLEKDKVYLGKLNMILVQILKHEWPKNWPTFINDIVGASKTSESLCQNNMVILKLLSEEVFDFSSGQMTQVKAKHLKDSMCNEFSQIFQLCQFVMENSQNAPLVHATLETLLRFLNWIPLGYIFETKLISSLVYKFLNVPMFRNVTLKCLTEIAGVGVSQYDEQFISLFTLTLIQLKQMLPVNTNIRLAYANGKDDEQNFIQNLSLFLCTFLKEHGTLVERTMELREALLDGLHYMILVSEVEEIEIFKICLEYWNHLAGELYRENPFSISASPALGNPHSDVPPRRQIYLPVLSKVRLIMISRMAKPEEVLVVENEQGEVVREFMKDTDSINLYKTMRETLVYLTHLDYADTECIMTEKLHNQVNGTEWSWKNLNTLCWAIGSISGAMHEEDEKRFLVTVIKDLLGLCEQKRGKDNKAIIASNIMYVVGQYPRFLRAHWKFLKTVVNKLFEFMHETHDGVQDMACDTFIKIAQKCRRHFVQVQVGEVMPFIDEILTNINTIICDLQPHQVHTFYEAVGYMIGAQTDQTVQEHLIEKYMLLPNQVWDSIIQQATKNVDILKDAETVKQLGSILKTNVRACKAVGHPFVIQLGRIYLDMLNVYKCLSENISAAIQANGEVVTKQPLIKSMRTVKRETLKLISGWVSRSSDPQLVAENFVPPLLDAVLIDYQRNVPAAREPEVLSTMATIVNKLENHITAEVPQIFDALFECTLDMINKDFEEYPEHRTNFFLLLQAVNSHCFPAFLNIPPAQFKLVLDSIIWAFKHTMRNVADTGLSILYTLLQNVAQEETAAQSFYQTYFCDILQHIFSVVTDTSHTAGLTMHATILAYMFSLVEDGKITLSLSPATPNINNQIFVQEFVANLLKTAFPHLQDAQIKVFVTGLFSLNQDIPSFKEHLRDFLVQIKEFGGEDTSDLFLEERETALRQAQEEKRKLQMTVPGILNPHEIAEEMCD, encoded by the exons ATGCCAACAATTATGACCACCGACCACCCTGCACGTCAGCTTCTGGACTTCAATCAGAAGCTAGATATTAATCTACTGGACAATGTTGTAAATTGCTTGTATCATGGTGAGGGCCCACAG CAACGAATGGCACAAGAGATATTAACCCATTTAAAAGAACATCCCGATGCTTGGACCAGGGTGGATACCATTCTAGAGTTTTCTCAGAATATGAATACAAAG TATTATGCCTTACAGATACTGGAAAATGTGATCAAAACCCGTTGGAAAATACTTCCAAGAAATCAATGTGAAG GAATAAAAAAGTATGTTGTTGGCTTAATCATTAAAACATCTTCAGAGACTTTGGAG AAAGATAAAGTTTATCTTGGAAAACTGAATATGATTCTTGTCCAG ATCCTTAAACATGAATGGCCCAAAAACTGGCCCACATTCATTAATGATATAGTCGGAGCCAGCAAAACCAGTGAATCTCTATGTCAGAACAACATGGTTATTTTAAAACTGCTCAGTGAAGAAGTGTTTGATTTCTCTAGTGGGCAGATGACGCAGGTGAAAGCCAAGCATTTAAAAGACAG tatGTGCAATGAATTCTCGCAGATATTTCAACTCTGTCAGTTTGTGATG GAGAACTCCCAGAATGCCCCTTTAGTGCATGCGACCCTGGAGACATTGCTGCGGTTTCTGAACTGGATTCCTTTAGGTTACATCTTCGAAACAAAGCTCATCTCTAGCTTGGTGTACAAG TTTCTGAATGTGCCCATGTTTCGAAATGTCACATTGAAATGTTTGACAGAGATTGCTGGCGTTGGTGTCAGTCAATATGATGAACAGTTCATCTCGTTGTTTACATTAACACTTATTCAGCTCAAACAG ATGCTACCTGTGAATACTAACATTCGCCTTGCATATGCAAATGGGAAGGATGATGAACAGAATTTCATCCAGAATCTGAGTCTTTTCTTATGTACTTTCTTGAAGGAGCATGGCACCTTAGTAGAAAGGACAATGGAGCTCAGAGAGGCACTCTTGGAT GGCCTACACTATATGATTCTTGTATCAGAAGTGGAAGAGATAGAAATTTTTAAGATCTGTTTGGAATACTGGAATCATCTGGCAGGAGAGCTTTACCGTGAAAATCCCTTTTCTATTAGTGCATCTCCTGCTCTGGGCAATCCTCACAGTGACGTCCCACCTCGGAGACAGATCTACCTACCAGTGCTGTCAAAG GTGAGGCTTATCATGATTAGTCGAATGGCAAAACCAGAAGAGGTGCTTGTTGTGGAGAATGAGCAGGGAGAAGTTGTTCGGGAATTCATGAAGGACACTGACTCCATCAATCTATACAAAACAATGAGAGAGACACTTG TCTATCTCACACATTTAGACTATGCTGACACAGAATGCATTATGACTGAGAAGCTGCACAATCAAGTGAATGGTACAGAATGGTCATGGAAAAACCTGAATACACTTTGTTGGGCTATTGGTTCCATCAGTGGTGCAATGCATGAAGAGGATGAGAAACGATTCCTTGTCACAGTCATCAAG GATTTGCTGGGCCTTTGTGAACAAAAACGTGGGAAGGATAACAAGGCTATTATCGCCTCTAACATTATGTACGTGGTGGGACAGTATCCCCGGTTCCTGCGAGCTCACTGGAAGTTCCTAAAGACAGTGGTGAACAAACTCTTTGAGTTTATGCATG AGACTCATGATGGTGTCCAGGACATGGCTTGTGACACATTTATTAAGATAGCCCAAAAGTGCAGACGCCACTTTGTTCAAGTGCAAGTAGGAGAGGTGATGCCTTTCATTGATGAGATCTTGACCAATATTAACACTATCATTTGTGATCTGCAGCCTCATCAG GTGCACACATTCTATGAAGCTGTTGGTTACATGATTGGAGCTCAAACTGATCAAACTGTCCAGGAGCATTTAATTGAGAAATACATGCTGTTGCCTAACCAGGTGTGGGACAGCATTATTCAGCAAGCAACAAAG AACGTGGACATTTTGAAGGATGCAGAGACGGTGAAGCAGCTTGGCAGCATCCTGAAGACCAACGTGAGAGCCTGCAAGGCAGTTGGACATCCATTTGTCATTCAGCTAGGACGGATATATCTGGACATGCTCAACGTGTATAAGTGTTTGAGTGAGAATATCTCTGCAGCTATCCAGGCCAATG GTGAAGTTGTTACCAAACAACCTTTAATCAAAAGCATGAGAACAGTAAAGAGGGAGACTTTAAAGCTGATATCAGGGTGGGTGAGCCGGTCCTCCGATCCCCAGCTG GTTGCAGAAAACTTTGTCCCCCCGCTGCTTGACGCAGTTCTGATCGACTACCAGAGGAATGTCCCTGCAGCCCGGGAGCCTGAGGTTTTGAGTACAATGGCCACCATAGTGAATAAGTTGGAGAACCACATTACTGCAGAAGTACCCCAGATCTTCGATGCCTTGTTTGAGTGTACTCTGGACATGATCAACAAG GATTTTGAAGAGTATCCAGAGCACAGGACTAACTTCTTTCTGCTTCTTCAAGCAGTCAATAGTCATTGTTTCCCTGCATTCCTGAACATACCTCCAGCCCAGTTCAAATTGGTCCTTGACTCCATTATCTGGGCTTTCAAACACACCATGAGGAACGTGGCTGATACAG GGTTGTCTATACTTTATACTCTCCTGCAGAATGTCGCACAGGAAGAGACAGCTGCCCAGAGCTTTTATCAAACGTATTTCTGTGACATTCTTCAGCACATCTTCTCAGTGGTGACAGATACTTCGCACACCGCTG GATTAACTATGCACGCCACCATCTTGGCGTACATGTTCAGCCTAGTGGAGGACGGCAAGATCACATTGTCTTTGAGCCCAGCGACCCCCAATATCAACAATCAGATCTTTGTGCAAGAGTTTGTGGCCAACTTGTTGAAAACTGCCTTTCCTCATCTCCAAGA TGCGCAGATCAAAGTTTTTGTGACTGGTCTGTTCAGCCTCAACCAAGACATTCCATCCTTCAAAGAACATCTGAGAGATTTCCTTGTACAGATAAAG